In Oreochromis niloticus isolate F11D_XX linkage group LG18, O_niloticus_UMD_NMBU, whole genome shotgun sequence, one genomic interval encodes:
- the dis3l2 gene encoding DIS3-like exonuclease 2 isoform X1 — protein MDSPRKAKKANVNREPKHSQNQSSRPPQKDAYARLLSQHRSSKFSMYLEQYAKDSSSQREDNGPSPQLKAQSDRVSIPARQRDQVFNDFSDSSDFSPSSVKSKGGESSLSLYMEKLNTRNVQQDCERRQGVFDGQRRGQRRDTATSHDGDVESGEELGSLKPNDAKKHQKQQRKNKDSNRDVDSKETDQPGGRLQSPKKSKKKNLPKHPEDEKIREGTSKCGVDSQMSSPKPPHGRDKNVKQPRASSANSPADKGKNKGGRGSKKQVFDAYMTSEEVSHGLKRGELIQGQLRINPKKYNEAFVPSPDDTRDIFLDGIVARNRALNGDIVVVQVLPREQWKVVRSDTDCEGASESDTPTVQTATKKTKSTPSSAVIVEEQCSDRDEQNNKYQNISGERLGEPSTPRSNGEILQKTAKVVYIVEKKHSRAATGFLKHLPDKPFALFSPVDHRVPRINVPLADCPEDFSSRPGDYNNILFICRITDWAADSNFAEGRLAKSLGQAGEIEPETEGILIEYEVDFSEFSDEVLDCLPKNLPWTIPPEEMRKRRDLRNECIFTIDPATARDLDDALSCKQLPDGNFEVGVHIADVSYFVEEGNSLDVIASQRATSVYLVQKVIPMLPRLLCEELCSLNPLVDRLTFSVIWTLTPEGKILNEWFGRSIIRSCVKLSYDHAQSMIEAPEKMFSAEELPPVDPMHPIDEVHQAVLNLHAIAKNLRAQRFLGGALRLDQLKLSFTLDKETMMPQGCYIYQYRDSNKLVEEFMLLANIATANHIYRKFPELALLRRHPPPKAKMMDELQELCDQLGIKIDLSSAGLLHKSLNTAFGDDEYTSARKEVLTHMCSRPMQMALYFCTGVVKEEQNFKHYALNVPLYTHFTSPIRRYADIIVHRLLASSLKCGPRISLSTEEVEKQASHCNDKKALSKRVQELSSELFFGVFVKESGPLDSEAMVMGVLDQSFDVLVLRYGVQKRIYCKSITGLDAFRHRKVGKKSELTLLWTAEAPEDPPVEQVISVFTLVEVQLKSDDAPLKYSAVLKRPEDSAS, from the exons ATGGATTCCCCTCGGAAGGCTAAGAAGGCTAACGTGAATCGAGAGCCAAAGCACAGCCAGAATCAGTCAAGCAGGCCTCCTCAGAAAGATGCCTATGCCAGGCTTCTTAGTCAGCACCGCAGCAGCAAGTTCAGTATGTATCTAGAACAATATGCAAAGGATTCGTCCTCTCAGAGGGAAGACAACGGGCCAAGCCCACAGCTCAAAGCCCAGAGTGACAGGGTCAGCATACCAGCACGACAAAGGGACCAAGTGTTTAATGATTTCTCTGACTCAAGTGACTTCTCCCCCTCCTCTGTGAAAAGTAAAGGAGGAGAGAGTTCATTGTCTTTGTACATGGAGAAACTAAACACTCGCAATGTTCAGCAGGACTGCGAGAGGAGGCAAGGTGTGTTTGATGGGCAGCGGAGGGGGCAGAGAAGGGATACCGCCACCAGCCACGACGGAGACGTCGAGTCTGGGGAGGAGCTGGGTTCTTTAAAACCAAATGATGCAAAGAAACACCAGAAGCAACAGCGAAAAAACAAGGATTCAAATAGAGATGTCGACTCAAAAGAGACCGATCAGCCTGGTGGACGTCTTCAGTCTCCtaagaagtcaaagaaaaaaaatctgccaaagcACCCAGAAGATGAGAAGATTAGAGAAGGAACATCAAAGTGTGGAGTTGATTCTCAGATGTCAAGTCCCAAACCTCCTCATGGTCGTGATAAAAACGTAAAGCAGCCCAGAG cttcaAGTGCCAATTCTCCTGCTGACAAGGGTAAGAACAAAGGAGGCAGAGGATCAAAGAAGCAAGTGTTTGATGCTTACATGACCTCTGAGGAGGTTTCCCATGGTCTTAAAAGAGGAGAACTTATTCAG gGTCAGTTGAGAATAAACCCCAAGAAATACAATGAAGCTTTCGTTCCGTCTCCT GATGATACACGGGATATATTTTTAGATGGAATTGTTGCTCGCAACCGAGCGCTGAATGGAGACATAGTAGTTGTGCAAGTACTACCTCGTGAGCAGTGGAAG gTTGTGAGGTCAGATACTGACTGTGAGGGTGCCAGTGAGTCAGACACGCCCACTGTGCAAACAGCTACAAAGAAGACAAAGAGCACTCCCAGTTCTGCTGTTATTGTGGAAGAGCAGTGCAGCGACCGGGatgaacaaaacaacaaatatcAGAATATATCAG GAGAACGTCTGGGAGAACCATCAACACCACGATCCAATGGAGAGATACTCCAAAAGACAGCTAAA GTGGTTTACATTGTTGAAAAGAAACACTCAAGAGCTGCGACTGGCTTCCTGAAGCACTTGCCAGACAAGCCTTTCGCCTTGTTCTCCCCTGTGGACCACCGGGTGCCACGGATTAATGTTCCCCTTGCTGATTGCCCTGAAGATTTTAGTTCCCGTCCGGGTGACTACAACAACATCTTGTTCATCTGTCGGATCACGGACTGGGCAGCGGACAGCAATTTTGCAGAGGG TCGACTAGCCAAGTCACTGGGACAGGCTGGAGAAATTGAGCCAGAGACAGAAGGCATCCTGATAGAATATGAGGTTGATTTTTCTGAGTTCTCAGACGAGGTGTTGGACTGTCTTCCCAAGAATCTGCCCTGGACCATCCCACCTGAAGAGATGAGAAAGAGAAGAGACCTGAG GAATGAGTGCATCTTCACAATCGACCCAGCGACTGCCAGAGATCTGGATGATGCCCTGTCCTGTAAACAGCTGCCAGATG GCAATTTTGAGGTGGGAGTTCACATTGCTGATGTGAGTTATTTTGTGGAGGAAGGAAACTCTTTGGATGTCATTGCCAGCCAAAGAGCAACTAGTGTCTACCTGGTTCAGAAG GTGATCCCCATGTTGCCTCGGTTGCTGTGTGAGGAGTTGTGCAGCTTGAACCCTCTCGTCGACCGACTCACTTTCTCCGTTATTTGGACGCTCACACCCGAGGGAAAG ATCTTGAATGAGTGGTTTGGCCGCTCAATCATCCGCTCCTGTGTGAAGCTGAGTTACGACCATGCTCAGAGCATGATCGAGGCCCCTGAGAAGATGTTCTCTGCTGAGGAGCTGCCACCCGTGGACCCCATGCACCCTATTGATGAGGTCCACCAAGCTGTGCTCAACCTGCATGCTATTGCCAAGAACCTCAGAGCTCAACGCTTCTTAGGAGGAGCGCTCAGACTCGATCAG CTGAAGCTTTCTTTCACTCTTGACAAAGAGACAATGATGCCTCAAGGTTGTTATATTTACCAATACAGAGACAGTAACAA GTTGGTGGAGGAGTTCATGCTGCTTGCTAACATTGCCACAGCAAACCACATCTACCGCAAATTCCCCGAGTTGGCCCTGCTCAGGCGCCACCCTCCACCCAAAGCCAAGATGATGGATGAGCTGCAAGAGTTGTGTGACCAGCTGGGAATCAAAATCGACCTGTCTTCTGCTGGATTATTACAC AAGAGTCTCAATACTGCTTTTGGTGATGATGAGTACACAAGTGCCAGAAAAGAAGTCCTCACCCACATGTGCTCCAGACCAATGCAG ATGGCGTTGTACTTTTGTACAGGAGTCGTGAAGGAGGAGCAGAATTTTAAGCACTACGCCCTCAACGTTCCCCTCTACACACACTTCACATCACCCATCAGGCGCTATGCTGACATCATCGTGCACCGGCTGCTGGCTTCTTCACTAA AATGTGGGCCTCGAATAAGCCTGTCAACAGAGGAGGTAGAGAAACAAGCGTCACACTGTAACGACAAGAAGGCTTTGTCCAAGAGAGTCCAGGAGCTCAGCTCTGAGCTCTTCTTTGGCGTCTTTGTGAAG GAGTCTGGCCCGCTGGACTCTGAAGCCATGGTGATGGGGGTGCTGGATCAGTCCTTCGATGTGCTGGTGCTCCGATACGGAGTTCAGAAACGCATCTATTGCAAG TCTATCACAGGCCTGGACGCGTTCCGCCATCGTAAGGTGGGGaagaaatcagagctgacgCTGCTCTGGACTGCAGAGGCCCCGGAGGATCCGCCTGTAGAGCAG GTCATTTCAGTCTTCACTTTAGTGGAGGTGCAGCTCAAGTCGGATGATGCGCCTCTGAAATACAGCGCAGTGCTCAAGAGACCCGAGGACAGCGCATCATAA
- the dis3l2 gene encoding DIS3-like exonuclease 2 isoform X2 yields MDSPRKAKKANVNREPKHSQNQSSRPPQKDAYARLLSQHRSSKFSMYLEQYAKDSSSQREDNGPSPQLKAQSDRDCERRQGVFDGQRRGQRRDTATSHDGDVESGEELGSLKPNDAKKHQKQQRKNKDSNRDVDSKETDQPGGRLQSPKKSKKKNLPKHPEDEKIREGTSKCGVDSQMSSPKPPHGRDKNVKQPRASSANSPADKGKNKGGRGSKKQVFDAYMTSEEVSHGLKRGELIQGQLRINPKKYNEAFVPSPDDTRDIFLDGIVARNRALNGDIVVVQVLPREQWKVVRSDTDCEGASESDTPTVQTATKKTKSTPSSAVIVEEQCSDRDEQNNKYQNISGERLGEPSTPRSNGEILQKTAKVVYIVEKKHSRAATGFLKHLPDKPFALFSPVDHRVPRINVPLADCPEDFSSRPGDYNNILFICRITDWAADSNFAEGRLAKSLGQAGEIEPETEGILIEYEVDFSEFSDEVLDCLPKNLPWTIPPEEMRKRRDLRNECIFTIDPATARDLDDALSCKQLPDGNFEVGVHIADVSYFVEEGNSLDVIASQRATSVYLVQKVIPMLPRLLCEELCSLNPLVDRLTFSVIWTLTPEGKILNEWFGRSIIRSCVKLSYDHAQSMIEAPEKMFSAEELPPVDPMHPIDEVHQAVLNLHAIAKNLRAQRFLGGALRLDQLKLSFTLDKETMMPQGCYIYQYRDSNKLVEEFMLLANIATANHIYRKFPELALLRRHPPPKAKMMDELQELCDQLGIKIDLSSAGLLHKSLNTAFGDDEYTSARKEVLTHMCSRPMQMALYFCTGVVKEEQNFKHYALNVPLYTHFTSPIRRYADIIVHRLLASSLKCGPRISLSTEEVEKQASHCNDKKALSKRVQELSSELFFGVFVKESGPLDSEAMVMGVLDQSFDVLVLRYGVQKRIYCKSITGLDAFRHRKVGKKSELTLLWTAEAPEDPPVEQVISVFTLVEVQLKSDDAPLKYSAVLKRPEDSAS; encoded by the exons ATGGATTCCCCTCGGAAGGCTAAGAAGGCTAACGTGAATCGAGAGCCAAAGCACAGCCAGAATCAGTCAAGCAGGCCTCCTCAGAAAGATGCCTATGCCAGGCTTCTTAGTCAGCACCGCAGCAGCAAGTTCAGTATGTATCTAGAACAATATGCAAAGGATTCGTCCTCTCAGAGGGAAGACAACGGGCCAAGCCCACAGCTCAAAGCCCAGAGTGACAGG GACTGCGAGAGGAGGCAAGGTGTGTTTGATGGGCAGCGGAGGGGGCAGAGAAGGGATACCGCCACCAGCCACGACGGAGACGTCGAGTCTGGGGAGGAGCTGGGTTCTTTAAAACCAAATGATGCAAAGAAACACCAGAAGCAACAGCGAAAAAACAAGGATTCAAATAGAGATGTCGACTCAAAAGAGACCGATCAGCCTGGTGGACGTCTTCAGTCTCCtaagaagtcaaagaaaaaaaatctgccaaagcACCCAGAAGATGAGAAGATTAGAGAAGGAACATCAAAGTGTGGAGTTGATTCTCAGATGTCAAGTCCCAAACCTCCTCATGGTCGTGATAAAAACGTAAAGCAGCCCAGAG cttcaAGTGCCAATTCTCCTGCTGACAAGGGTAAGAACAAAGGAGGCAGAGGATCAAAGAAGCAAGTGTTTGATGCTTACATGACCTCTGAGGAGGTTTCCCATGGTCTTAAAAGAGGAGAACTTATTCAG gGTCAGTTGAGAATAAACCCCAAGAAATACAATGAAGCTTTCGTTCCGTCTCCT GATGATACACGGGATATATTTTTAGATGGAATTGTTGCTCGCAACCGAGCGCTGAATGGAGACATAGTAGTTGTGCAAGTACTACCTCGTGAGCAGTGGAAG gTTGTGAGGTCAGATACTGACTGTGAGGGTGCCAGTGAGTCAGACACGCCCACTGTGCAAACAGCTACAAAGAAGACAAAGAGCACTCCCAGTTCTGCTGTTATTGTGGAAGAGCAGTGCAGCGACCGGGatgaacaaaacaacaaatatcAGAATATATCAG GAGAACGTCTGGGAGAACCATCAACACCACGATCCAATGGAGAGATACTCCAAAAGACAGCTAAA GTGGTTTACATTGTTGAAAAGAAACACTCAAGAGCTGCGACTGGCTTCCTGAAGCACTTGCCAGACAAGCCTTTCGCCTTGTTCTCCCCTGTGGACCACCGGGTGCCACGGATTAATGTTCCCCTTGCTGATTGCCCTGAAGATTTTAGTTCCCGTCCGGGTGACTACAACAACATCTTGTTCATCTGTCGGATCACGGACTGGGCAGCGGACAGCAATTTTGCAGAGGG TCGACTAGCCAAGTCACTGGGACAGGCTGGAGAAATTGAGCCAGAGACAGAAGGCATCCTGATAGAATATGAGGTTGATTTTTCTGAGTTCTCAGACGAGGTGTTGGACTGTCTTCCCAAGAATCTGCCCTGGACCATCCCACCTGAAGAGATGAGAAAGAGAAGAGACCTGAG GAATGAGTGCATCTTCACAATCGACCCAGCGACTGCCAGAGATCTGGATGATGCCCTGTCCTGTAAACAGCTGCCAGATG GCAATTTTGAGGTGGGAGTTCACATTGCTGATGTGAGTTATTTTGTGGAGGAAGGAAACTCTTTGGATGTCATTGCCAGCCAAAGAGCAACTAGTGTCTACCTGGTTCAGAAG GTGATCCCCATGTTGCCTCGGTTGCTGTGTGAGGAGTTGTGCAGCTTGAACCCTCTCGTCGACCGACTCACTTTCTCCGTTATTTGGACGCTCACACCCGAGGGAAAG ATCTTGAATGAGTGGTTTGGCCGCTCAATCATCCGCTCCTGTGTGAAGCTGAGTTACGACCATGCTCAGAGCATGATCGAGGCCCCTGAGAAGATGTTCTCTGCTGAGGAGCTGCCACCCGTGGACCCCATGCACCCTATTGATGAGGTCCACCAAGCTGTGCTCAACCTGCATGCTATTGCCAAGAACCTCAGAGCTCAACGCTTCTTAGGAGGAGCGCTCAGACTCGATCAG CTGAAGCTTTCTTTCACTCTTGACAAAGAGACAATGATGCCTCAAGGTTGTTATATTTACCAATACAGAGACAGTAACAA GTTGGTGGAGGAGTTCATGCTGCTTGCTAACATTGCCACAGCAAACCACATCTACCGCAAATTCCCCGAGTTGGCCCTGCTCAGGCGCCACCCTCCACCCAAAGCCAAGATGATGGATGAGCTGCAAGAGTTGTGTGACCAGCTGGGAATCAAAATCGACCTGTCTTCTGCTGGATTATTACAC AAGAGTCTCAATACTGCTTTTGGTGATGATGAGTACACAAGTGCCAGAAAAGAAGTCCTCACCCACATGTGCTCCAGACCAATGCAG ATGGCGTTGTACTTTTGTACAGGAGTCGTGAAGGAGGAGCAGAATTTTAAGCACTACGCCCTCAACGTTCCCCTCTACACACACTTCACATCACCCATCAGGCGCTATGCTGACATCATCGTGCACCGGCTGCTGGCTTCTTCACTAA AATGTGGGCCTCGAATAAGCCTGTCAACAGAGGAGGTAGAGAAACAAGCGTCACACTGTAACGACAAGAAGGCTTTGTCCAAGAGAGTCCAGGAGCTCAGCTCTGAGCTCTTCTTTGGCGTCTTTGTGAAG GAGTCTGGCCCGCTGGACTCTGAAGCCATGGTGATGGGGGTGCTGGATCAGTCCTTCGATGTGCTGGTGCTCCGATACGGAGTTCAGAAACGCATCTATTGCAAG TCTATCACAGGCCTGGACGCGTTCCGCCATCGTAAGGTGGGGaagaaatcagagctgacgCTGCTCTGGACTGCAGAGGCCCCGGAGGATCCGCCTGTAGAGCAG GTCATTTCAGTCTTCACTTTAGTGGAGGTGCAGCTCAAGTCGGATGATGCGCCTCTGAAATACAGCGCAGTGCTCAAGAGACCCGAGGACAGCGCATCATAA